A window from Halomicrobium urmianum encodes these proteins:
- a CDS encoding deoxyuridine 5'-triphosphate nucleotidohydrolase: MFRSGAFVAERLGELRSEQVQPNGVDLTLETVYEQVEPGRIERSDKTVGDRRELSSDGDAYGLEPGGYVVEYGERVAVPEGHVGFVLPRSSLMRNSCMLNTAVWDAGYEGRGEGLLQVHHPIELEPGARIAQFVLAEAGHEDTYDGTYQGENL; the protein is encoded by the coding sequence ATGTTCCGAAGCGGTGCGTTCGTCGCGGAGCGACTGGGCGAGTTGCGCAGCGAGCAGGTCCAGCCCAACGGCGTCGACCTCACGCTGGAGACCGTCTACGAACAGGTCGAACCGGGCCGGATCGAGCGGAGCGACAAGACCGTCGGCGACCGGCGAGAGCTGTCGTCGGACGGCGACGCTTACGGCCTGGAGCCCGGCGGCTACGTCGTCGAGTACGGCGAGCGGGTCGCCGTGCCCGAAGGCCACGTCGGCTTCGTCCTCCCGCGCTCGTCGCTCATGCGCAACTCCTGCATGCTGAACACGGCGGTCTGGGACGCCGGCTACGAGGGCCGCGGCGAGGGCCTGCTGCAAGTCCACCACCCGATCGAACTCGAACCGGGCGCACGCATCGCGCAGTTCGTCCTCGCCGAGGCCGGCCACGAGGACACCTACGACGGGACGTATCAGGGCGAGAACCTCTGA
- a CDS encoding IS6 family transposase: protein MPKTDRLNGCLDQIELEFVEREATPRLLMKLSIQLHLAGLSLSNTVSFLEVFGVQRARSTVHNWVHKADLQPQDGREPDHVAVDETVIQLDDEHYWLYAAVDPDTNELLHTQLEPTKTNVLARAFFTELREKHDVDDAVFLVDGATPLKDACQRHGLDFRYERHGNRNSVERVFREIKRRTSSFSNCFSNAEADIADDWLKSFSFAWNQLI from the coding sequence ATGCCAAAAACCGACCGCCTCAACGGTTGTTTGGACCAGATCGAGTTAGAGTTTGTGGAGCGAGAAGCGACACCGCGACTACTGATGAAGCTCAGTATTCAGCTGCATCTGGCTGGACTCTCGCTTTCGAATACTGTCTCGTTTCTTGAGGTATTCGGTGTCCAACGCGCTCGGTCAACCGTTCACAACTGGGTTCACAAAGCCGATCTACAGCCCCAGGATGGGCGAGAACCGGATCACGTCGCGGTCGACGAAACCGTGATCCAACTCGATGACGAGCACTACTGGCTGTACGCTGCCGTCGATCCAGACACGAACGAATTACTCCATACACAGCTTGAACCGACGAAAACAAACGTTCTCGCTCGTGCGTTCTTCACCGAGCTCCGCGAGAAACACGATGTCGACGACGCCGTCTTTCTCGTCGATGGTGCGACACCGCTGAAAGACGCCTGCCAGCGACACGGCCTCGATTTCAGATATGAACGCCATGGAAATCGAAACAGTGTCGAACGTGTCTTTCGAGAAATAAAACGACGGACATCTTCGTTCTCAAACTGCTTCAGCAACGCCGAAGCGGACATAGCCGACGACTGGCTCAAATCGTTCAGCTTCGCATGGAATCAGCTAATCTGA
- a CDS encoding HalOD1 output domain-containing protein, whose protein sequence is MSFNHGIYVLDGDDGDEWVTPRPVDEVVVDAVAASTDLERGDLDAIDAYADLDEVAAVVADGDRESVTFPVEGHEVTLTREGDVSVA, encoded by the coding sequence ATGAGTTTCAATCACGGTATCTACGTACTCGACGGCGACGACGGGGACGAGTGGGTCACGCCCCGGCCCGTCGACGAGGTGGTGGTCGACGCCGTCGCGGCGTCGACCGATCTGGAACGGGGTGACCTCGACGCCATCGACGCCTACGCCGACCTCGACGAGGTCGCGGCGGTCGTCGCCGACGGTGACCGCGAGTCCGTCACCTTCCCCGTGGAGGGGCACGAGGTGACGCTCACCCGCGAGGGCGACGTCTCCGTGGCGTGA
- a CDS encoding methylglyoxal synthase yields the protein MTRVALIAHDEKKPDIIDLAQEYEAVLSTFDLVGTGTTGKRITEETDLHVNRKKSGPIGGDTQIGAEVADDAIDAIVFLRDPLTAQPHEPDISALLRICDVHDVPLATTRTAAEYVLEGLARDTGNADLL from the coding sequence ATGACTCGCGTCGCGCTGATCGCTCACGACGAGAAGAAGCCCGACATCATCGACCTCGCCCAGGAGTACGAGGCGGTCCTGTCGACGTTCGACCTCGTCGGCACGGGCACCACGGGCAAGCGCATCACCGAGGAGACCGACCTGCACGTCAACCGCAAGAAGTCCGGTCCCATCGGCGGCGACACCCAGATCGGTGCCGAGGTGGCCGACGACGCGATCGACGCCATCGTCTTCCTCCGCGACCCCCTGACGGCCCAGCCCCACGAGCCGGACATCTCCGCCCTGCTGCGCATCTGCGACGTCCACGACGTCCCGCTGGCGACCACCCGCACCGCCGCCGAGTACGTGCTCGAGGGGCTGGCGCGCGACACCGGCAACGCCGACCTGCTCTAG
- the queC gene encoding 7-cyano-7-deazaguanine synthase QueC: protein MDSATAAYEARAQGYDDLYLLHTSYGQRTEDRERACAEALAGHVDAAEFLHVETDHLRAIGGSSLTDEDEAVEDADLDAEAVPDTYVPFRNANLLSMAVAYAEANDCAAVFIGAHSEDFSGYPDCRPAFFEAFEDVVDVGTHPDTAVSIEAPFVEWSKTDIAERGLELGVPYEDTWSCYRAEAPACGTCDACAYRLQAFQRLDERDPIEYEERPEY from the coding sequence ATGGACAGCGCGACGGCGGCCTACGAGGCGCGGGCGCAGGGGTACGACGACCTGTACCTGCTGCACACCAGCTACGGCCAGCGGACCGAGGACCGCGAGCGGGCGTGCGCCGAGGCGCTGGCCGGCCACGTCGACGCGGCGGAGTTCCTCCACGTCGAGACCGACCACCTCCGGGCCATCGGCGGGTCGTCGCTGACCGACGAGGACGAGGCCGTCGAGGACGCCGACCTCGACGCCGAGGCGGTGCCGGACACCTACGTCCCCTTCCGGAACGCCAACCTGCTGTCGATGGCCGTCGCCTACGCCGAGGCCAACGACTGTGCGGCCGTGTTCATCGGCGCCCACAGCGAAGACTTCTCCGGGTACCCCGACTGCCGGCCCGCCTTCTTCGAGGCGTTCGAGGACGTGGTCGACGTCGGCACGCACCCCGACACGGCGGTTTCGATCGAAGCGCCGTTCGTCGAGTGGTCGAAGACGGACATCGCCGAGCGCGGGCTGGAACTGGGCGTCCCGTACGAGGACACATGGAGCTGCTACCGCGCCGAGGCGCCCGCCTGTGGCACCTGCGACGCCTGCGCCTACCGGCTCCAGGCGTTCCAGCGGCTCGACGAGCGCGACCCCATCGAGTACGAGGAGCGGCCGGAGTACTAG